Genomic segment of Kibdelosporangium phytohabitans:
GTACGACTGGACGGTCGCCCACACCGACGAGATCAACAAATGCCAACAGGACTACGACCTGCGTGTCCGCTCCGGGCAATCTGATGTCGCTCGGTGATTCCGTCCTCACAGTTTCGTCACGCTGAGAATAACTGCCGTCGTAGTCCTGTCCGTCGTTGGACTAGGCTCGCCGCTGGAGGTGTTCCAATGGCGGAGCTGGGGGTTTCCGACACCAACGGCATCCTGGCGTTGCCGTGGATCCGGCCGGAACGCACCAGCGCCGGCCTCGGGTGGGAACACGTGTACCTCTCCAAACAGCACGAACGGCCTTATGCGGCGGAGTTCAAGCCTGCCGCGAGCCACCAGCTGATCTTCCACCTCGTGCGGCCGGTGACCGTGCGGCGCGGGACGTCGAAGCCGCGCAACGTGCTGCCCGGTGAGATGTTCCTGCAGCCCGCGCATTCGGCGTTGTCGGTCGAGCTCGGCGGGGAGCTGGACACGCTGCACGTCTACCTCGCCGATGACGCGCTGCAGGCCGATCAGGACAACCAGGTGCGCTTGGCGGAGGAGCTCGGTGCGTCCGACCCGTTGCTGGAGCAGCTCGCCCTGGCGCTGGACTCGGCTGTCCGGGACTGGCAGCCGAGCGCCCGGACCTACGTGGACCAGGTGACCGCTTTGCTGGCCAGTCAGTTGATCCGCCATCACAGCGCCGGGCGGCCCGCGCCTGAACCGAGGCAGTCCGGGCTGTCGGACAGGCAGTTCGAGCGTGTCCGTGACCTGGTGGCCGAACGGTTGGCCGAACCCGTCCCGTTGAAGGACATGGCCGCGGTCGCCGGGCTCTCGGTCAGCCAGTTCTCCCGTCGGTTCAAGGCGACCACCGGGCACGCACCGCACCGGTTCCTGCTCAGGATGCGCCTCAAGCAGGCCGAACTCCTGCTGCGCACCAGCTCCGTGCCGATCGCGGACATCGCGGTGCGATGCGGCTTCTCGCACCAGGAACACCTGACCAGAGCCATGCGTGCGCACCTGAGCACGACGCCCGGGGCGGTCCGCGCTCGCTGACGGTTTCGTGCAGGAGACACAGCACGAACGTGCAGGAACCGTGACCACCACGACTCGATACTCGGTGGATGACGTCATTCACCTACTCGACGGGCCCGGCTCGGGTGGTGTTCGGATCCGGCACGGTCGCCACGCTGCCCGACGAGGTGGCCCAGCTCGGCGCGTCCCGCGTGCTGCTGATCGGCTCCGGCCGGGCACGGCCCGCTGACGAGGCGCTCGGTTCCCTGGTGGCCGCGCGATTCGACGGCGCGGTGATGCACACGCCGGTCGACGTGACCGGGAAAGCGCTGGCCGTCCTGCGCGACCACGCTGCCGACTGCCTGGTCGCCGTCGGCGGCGGTTCGGCCATCGGACTGGCCAAAGCGCTGGCGTTGCGGACCGGGTTGCCGCAGATCGCCGTGCCCACGACGTACGCCGGGTCCGAGGCGACCCCTGTTCTCGGCCAGACAGCCGACGGCGCGAAAACCACGGTCCGGGACCCCGAGGTGCTGCCGGAGACCATCGTCTACGACGTCGACCTGACCGTGGACCTGCCCGTGAACCTGTCGGTGACCAGCGGGATCAACGCGATGGCGCACGCGGTCGAAGCGCTCTACTCCCCCGGCGCCAATCCGGTGGCAGACCAGCAGGCGCTCGACGCGATCCGGCGACTCGCCCGCGCACTGCCCCGCATCGCCGCCGACCCGGCCGATCGGTCCGCCCGCGACGACGCCCTGATCGCGGCGTGGCTGGCCGGAACGTGCCTCGGTTCGGTCCAAATGGGACTGCACCACAAGCTCGCGCACGTGCTCGGCGGCAAGTTCGGCCTGCCACACAGCGAAACACACACGGTGCTGTTGCCGCACGTCATGGCCGCCATGGCACCGGCCGCGATGGACCGCGTCGCCGACGCACTGGGCGTGAGTGACGCGCCGACCGGCGTCTACGACCTCGTCGTCGCCCTCGGCGGCCCCACGTCGTTGCGGGAACTCGGCTTGACCGAGGCCGATCTGGCTCAGGTGGACGATCACCAGGCGCTGCTGAGGCAGGCATGGGAAGGCAACCGCCCGCGGCAGACCGGCCTGCCCGACACCCGTGCGTTGACCAAGCAGGTCGTCGACAGCTTCAGCGGCGGCGAGCCGCGCACTCGTGCTCTGCTGCAGGACCTGGTCCGCACAATGCACTCGTACGTGCTGCGCAACGATCTGACCGAAGCCGAGTGGATGCACGCGGTCACGTTCCTGACGCGCACCGGTCAGATCTCCGGCGACACGCGCCAGGAGTTCATCCTGCTGTCGGACACGCTGGGAGTGTCCAGTGTGGTCGATGTGCTCACCAACTCGCGCACGCCCGACACGACACCGTCCGCGGTCCTCGGCCCGTTCTACACCGAAGGGCCGCCGGAACGCCCGCACGGCTTCGACATCGCCGACGGCCTGCCCGGCAACCCGCTGTGGGCGGACATCCAGGTTGCCGACACACATGACAAACCAGTCGCGGACGCGATCGTGGACGTCTGGCAGTCCAACGAAGACGGTTACTACGACGTGCAGCTGCCCGACCTGGACGGCCCGGTGCTGCGTGCCCGGTTCCGCACCGACGCCGACGGACGGCTGCGGTTCTGGTCGATCGTGCCCGCGTCGTATCCGATCCCCGCAGACGGTCCGGTCGGTCAGCTGCTCGCCGCCGTCGGCAGGCACCCGAACCGCGCGCCGCACGTGCATTTCATGATCGCCAAACCGGGATTCCACACGCTGGTCACGCAGCTGTTTGTCAAGGGCGGCGACTACCTGGACTCGGACACCGTCTTCGGCGTGAAGGACGGGCTGATCGTCGACTTCCCCGCACAGCAGGGACCCACACCGGACGGCCGGGACGTGTCCCGCTGGTCCCGGGTGGACTTCGTGTTCCGGATCTCGGAGGGTTGATGGAGTACGACACCGACGTCGTCGTGGTGGGCAGCGGCCCGGCGGGAGGCACCGCGGCGCTGGCATTGGCCACGTACGGCGTGCGCACGCTGCTGGTGAACAAGTACGGCTGGGTGGCGAACACACCACGCTCGCACATCACCAACCAACGCACCATGGAAGTGTTCCGCGAACTGGGCGTGGAACAGGACGCGTCGCTGCACGGCACGCCGCCGGACCTGATGGGCGACACGGTGCTGTGCACGTCGCTGGCGGGCCCGGAGATCGGCCGCATCACCAGTTGGGGAACCGGTGACCGGTCGGCGACCGAGTACGGCGCCGCCAGCCCGTGCCACATGATCGACCTGCCGCAGACGTACCTGGAGCCGATCCTCGTCGCCAACGCCGCCGGGCGCGGGGCGAAAGTCCGGATGGACACCGAGTTCCTCGGCTTCACCCAGGACCCGGACGGCGTCACCGTCCAGTTGCGCGACCGGATCCGCGGGGACGAGTTCTCCTACCGCGCCCGCTACCTGATCGGCGCGGACGGTGGCCGCAGCCAGGTCGCCGAGCTGGCGGGCCTGCCGATCGCGGGGCAGACCGGCAAGGCCGGCAGCATGAACATCACCTTCCGCGCCGATATGAGCAGGTACGCCGCACACCGGCCGAGCGTCCTGTACTGGGTGATGCGGCCGGGCGCGCACATGGGCGGCATCGGCATGGGCCTCGTGCGGATGGTGCGGCCGTGGAACGAGTGGCTGCTGGTCTGGGGATACGACATCGACCGGCCGCCACCGGAGGTCACCCCGGAGCAGGCCGCCGCGATCGTGCGCGACCTCGTCGGCGATCCTGACCTGGCCGTCGAGATCACGTCGACGTCGCTGTGGACGGTGAACCAGGCGTACGCCACCGCGTACTCCAACGGTCGCGTGTTCTGCGCGGGCGACGCCGTGCATCGCCACCCGCCGTCGAACGGGCTCGGGTCCAACACTTCGGTGCAGGACTCGTACAACTTGGCGTGGAAGCTCGCGATCGTCGTCCGTGGCGAGGCCGGGCCCGCGTTGCTGGACTCGTACAGCGCCGAACGTGCGCCGGTCGGCAAGCAGGTGGTCGACCGGGCGAACCTCAGCAGGGACCAGTTCGCGCCGATCTTCCAGGCGCTGGGCATCGACGGCGACACCGACGCGGCCGGTGTCGACCGCGGCCTCGCCGCGTGCCTGGCCGAAACGGCGGCGGGCGCGGCGAAACGGCGTGAACTGGAAGCCGCGATCAGGCTGAAGGACTACGAGTTCAACGCACACGGCGTGGAAATGAACCAGCGGTACGTCTCGTCGGCGGTGATCGGCTCCGAGCCGGAACCGTGGCACCGCGACAGCGAGTTGTTCCACCAGCCGAGCATCCAGCCGGGTGCCCGGTTGCCGCACGCATGGCTGGTCGGCGCGGACGGCCACCGCGTGTCCACTCTCGACCTGGTCGGACGCGGAAGGTTCACCGTTCTGACTGGGTTGTCCGGGAGCGCGTGGGGCGATGCGGCGGGCAAAGCCGGCGCGATGCTCGGCATCGACGTCCGACTGGTCCGGATCGGGTCCGCCGACGCCCGCGACTCGTACGGCGAATGGCATCGAATCGCACCGATGCCGGAGGACGGATGCCTGTTGATCCGCCCGGACGGGTACATCGCGTGGCGCTGCGACTCGTCCGACAACGCCTCGAACTCGCTGGCCGACGCGCTGCTG
This window contains:
- a CDS encoding helix-turn-helix domain-containing protein, producing MAELGVSDTNGILALPWIRPERTSAGLGWEHVYLSKQHERPYAAEFKPAASHQLIFHLVRPVTVRRGTSKPRNVLPGEMFLQPAHSALSVELGGELDTLHVYLADDALQADQDNQVRLAEELGASDPLLEQLALALDSAVRDWQPSARTYVDQVTALLASQLIRHHSAGRPAPEPRQSGLSDRQFERVRDLVAERLAEPVPLKDMAAVAGLSVSQFSRRFKATTGHAPHRFLLRMRLKQAELLLRTSSVPIADIAVRCGFSHQEHLTRAMRAHLSTTPGAVRAR
- a CDS encoding maleylacetate reductase and hydroxyquinol 1,2-dioxygenase domain-containing protein translates to MTSFTYSTGPARVVFGSGTVATLPDEVAQLGASRVLLIGSGRARPADEALGSLVAARFDGAVMHTPVDVTGKALAVLRDHAADCLVAVGGGSAIGLAKALALRTGLPQIAVPTTYAGSEATPVLGQTADGAKTTVRDPEVLPETIVYDVDLTVDLPVNLSVTSGINAMAHAVEALYSPGANPVADQQALDAIRRLARALPRIAADPADRSARDDALIAAWLAGTCLGSVQMGLHHKLAHVLGGKFGLPHSETHTVLLPHVMAAMAPAAMDRVADALGVSDAPTGVYDLVVALGGPTSLRELGLTEADLAQVDDHQALLRQAWEGNRPRQTGLPDTRALTKQVVDSFSGGEPRTRALLQDLVRTMHSYVLRNDLTEAEWMHAVTFLTRTGQISGDTRQEFILLSDTLGVSSVVDVLTNSRTPDTTPSAVLGPFYTEGPPERPHGFDIADGLPGNPLWADIQVADTHDKPVADAIVDVWQSNEDGYYDVQLPDLDGPVLRARFRTDADGRLRFWSIVPASYPIPADGPVGQLLAAVGRHPNRAPHVHFMIAKPGFHTLVTQLFVKGGDYLDSDTVFGVKDGLIVDFPAQQGPTPDGRDVSRWSRVDFVFRISEG
- a CDS encoding FAD-dependent oxidoreductase; translation: MEYDTDVVVVGSGPAGGTAALALATYGVRTLLVNKYGWVANTPRSHITNQRTMEVFRELGVEQDASLHGTPPDLMGDTVLCTSLAGPEIGRITSWGTGDRSATEYGAASPCHMIDLPQTYLEPILVANAAGRGAKVRMDTEFLGFTQDPDGVTVQLRDRIRGDEFSYRARYLIGADGGRSQVAELAGLPIAGQTGKAGSMNITFRADMSRYAAHRPSVLYWVMRPGAHMGGIGMGLVRMVRPWNEWLLVWGYDIDRPPPEVTPEQAAAIVRDLVGDPDLAVEITSTSLWTVNQAYATAYSNGRVFCAGDAVHRHPPSNGLGSNTSVQDSYNLAWKLAIVVRGEAGPALLDSYSAERAPVGKQVVDRANLSRDQFAPIFQALGIDGDTDAAGVDRGLAACLAETAAGAAKRRELEAAIRLKDYEFNAHGVEMNQRYVSSAVIGSEPEPWHRDSELFHQPSIQPGARLPHAWLVGADGHRVSTLDLVGRGRFTVLTGLSGSAWGDAAGKAGAMLGIDVRLVRIGSADARDSYGEWHRIAPMPEDGCLLIRPDGYIAWRCDSSDNASNSLADALLTVLDRVTALNG